One Mesorhizobium loti genomic window carries:
- a CDS encoding ABC transporter substrate-binding protein, which produces MSSKSASGNPLSILKRHLHAACAATALLLGAGNLAQAADLNALIWCDHSDPALLQPFEEANNVKVNVKEFEGTGAGLAIVEQSQPGDWDVMVIDSIDVPRGVEKGLFEPLPEDKLPLADIFPQVKMDGSTVVGGKRYGITEKFGYNTIGFNKTKVDPADMQSLASLTSDKYKGKVAIYDYYLPVIGMAALAIGKKTAELTEADLPALKEELLKMKANAKLVGEVTASQTALATGEVDILVGGGEWVTAGLAKENPALDFSIPKEGAVLWSQSLAMFKDSKNKDLALKFIQYIMSPEGQARLATSSCYWGMPANTKAALTDDQKKVLRFDEQPDFLARAQAYPAPNADLDKKMQDMWTEMLQAK; this is translated from the coding sequence ATGTCCAGCAAGTCCGCATCCGGGAATCCGCTTTCCATCTTGAAGCGTCATCTGCATGCCGCCTGTGCCGCCACGGCATTGCTGCTTGGCGCGGGCAACCTCGCCCAAGCCGCCGATCTCAACGCACTGATCTGGTGCGACCATTCCGATCCGGCCCTGCTGCAGCCCTTCGAGGAGGCCAACAACGTCAAGGTCAACGTCAAGGAGTTCGAAGGCACCGGCGCGGGCCTCGCGATCGTCGAGCAGTCGCAGCCAGGCGACTGGGACGTGATGGTGATCGATAGCATCGACGTGCCGCGCGGTGTCGAAAAGGGCCTGTTCGAGCCGCTGCCGGAGGACAAACTTCCCCTCGCCGACATCTTCCCGCAGGTGAAGATGGACGGTTCCACCGTCGTCGGCGGCAAGCGCTACGGCATCACCGAAAAATTCGGCTACAACACGATCGGCTTCAACAAGACCAAGGTCGATCCGGCCGACATGCAGTCCCTGGCGTCGCTGACCAGCGACAAATACAAGGGCAAGGTCGCCATCTACGACTATTACCTGCCGGTGATCGGCATGGCAGCGCTCGCGATCGGCAAGAAGACGGCTGAGCTTACCGAAGCCGACCTGCCCGCGCTCAAGGAAGAGCTGCTCAAGATGAAGGCCAACGCCAAGCTGGTCGGTGAAGTCACCGCCAGCCAGACAGCGCTTGCCACCGGCGAGGTCGACATACTTGTCGGCGGCGGCGAGTGGGTGACGGCGGGGTTGGCCAAGGAGAACCCGGCGCTGGATTTCTCCATTCCCAAGGAAGGGGCGGTGCTGTGGTCGCAGTCGCTGGCCATGTTCAAGGATTCCAAGAACAAGGATTTGGCGCTGAAGTTCATCCAGTACATTATGAGCCCCGAAGGCCAGGCGCGGCTTGCCACCTCCTCCTGCTATTGGGGCATGCCCGCCAACACCAAGGCGGCGCTGACGGACGACCAAAAAAAGGTGCTACGCTTCGACGAGCAGCCGGACTTCCTCGCCCGTGCGCAAGCCTATCCGGCGCCGAACGCCGATCTCGACAAGAAGATGCAGGACATGTGGACCGAAATGCTGCAGGCGAAGTGA
- a CDS encoding TetR family transcriptional regulator produces MSGLRARQKADRHRRIIEAAAALFREAGYEGAKIEAIAAQAEVSIGTIYNYYENKGDILGAIVSLEVNEVLNAGRGVVARPPANVGDALDTLIGIYIEHSLHYLSKEMWRQAMAISTQLPDSPFGQAYTALDRSLTEQIRALIARLQEIGLVRQDIDGAALGELIFNNMNMMFIEFVKRDEARIPELRAAIRRQNRILVAAIGV; encoded by the coding sequence ATGAGCGGATTGCGGGCAAGGCAAAAGGCGGACCGGCACAGGCGCATCATCGAGGCGGCGGCAGCGCTTTTTCGCGAGGCCGGCTATGAGGGCGCCAAGATCGAGGCGATCGCCGCGCAGGCGGAAGTCTCGATCGGCACGATCTACAATTACTATGAGAACAAGGGCGACATCCTCGGCGCCATCGTCTCACTGGAAGTCAACGAGGTGCTCAATGCCGGACGCGGCGTCGTCGCCAGGCCGCCGGCCAATGTCGGCGATGCGCTGGACACGCTGATCGGCATCTATATCGAGCACTCGCTGCACTATCTCAGCAAGGAGATGTGGCGCCAAGCCATGGCGATCTCGACGCAATTGCCCGACAGCCCGTTCGGCCAGGCCTACACCGCGCTCGACCGCTCACTCACCGAACAGATCCGCGCGCTGATCGCCCGGTTGCAGGAGATCGGCCTGGTGCGCCAGGACATAGACGGCGCAGCGCTCGGCGAACTGATCTTCAACAACATGAACATGATGTTCATCGAATTCGTGAAGCGCGACGAGGCGAGGATCCCGGAGCTGCGGGCGGCGATCCGACGGCAGAACCGGATACTGGTGGCGGCGATAGGGGTGTGA